A single Clavibacter nebraskensis NCPPB 2581 DNA region contains:
- a CDS encoding GtrA family protein, whose translation MSPRRSLASLGVQIAQFGVVGGAGFLVDLAVFNLLRATVLHPDAVEAGPLLAKVASTVVAIAVNWVGNRCWTFGKQRTTRRGREALEFLAVSLLGMVIGLACLYVSHYALGYTSPLADNVSANVIGLGLGSAVRFVLYRQWVYSPARRHAAPQAAARTDDADRVAVP comes from the coding sequence ATGTCCCCCCGTCGCTCCCTCGCGTCGCTCGGCGTCCAGATCGCGCAGTTCGGCGTCGTCGGCGGCGCGGGCTTCCTGGTGGACCTCGCGGTCTTCAACCTGCTGCGCGCCACGGTCCTCCACCCCGACGCCGTCGAGGCCGGCCCGCTGCTCGCCAAGGTCGCCTCGACGGTCGTCGCCATCGCCGTCAACTGGGTGGGCAACCGCTGCTGGACCTTCGGCAAGCAGCGCACCACCCGCCGCGGCCGCGAGGCGCTCGAGTTCCTGGCGGTGAGCCTCCTCGGCATGGTCATCGGGCTCGCGTGCCTGTACGTCTCGCACTACGCGCTCGGGTACACGTCGCCGCTCGCGGACAACGTCTCGGCCAACGTCATCGGCCTCGGGCTCGGATCCGCGGTGCGCTTCGTGCTCTACCGCCAGTGGGTCTACTCCCCCGCCCGTCGCCACGCCGCACCGCAGGCGGCCGCGCGCACCGACGACGCCGACCGGGTGGCGGTCCCCTAG
- a CDS encoding glycosyltransferase family 4 protein, with protein sequence MTTTLRVIIDQLTGPTPGGIGRYAEDLTSAIVAATPSGCEVEGVVSAITPEQTADLEARLPGLARITRVPLPRRELSRAWQLGLPTPGTTGMVHAPGLLAPLRRHDRVNTNDQIVATIHDVNAWTHPESMTSASVSWTKAMAKRARKHADAVVVPSHALAEELARYVDLGDRVRVIGGAVSPRLALPEDPATRAAELDLPADYLLTVGSLEPRKGVQALVEALARPETGDLPLLIVGPATWGDVELAQVADEAGIDPSRVRSLGSLTDADLAVALDRATVFVHPSLSEGFGLPVVEALSFGTPVVHSDAPALLEVAADAGVVVPREDAAGYPLRLAEAIGGLLSDTAARERLAVVGQDRARAFSWRDSAEKVWQLHADL encoded by the coding sequence AGCGGGTGCGAGGTCGAGGGGGTCGTCTCCGCGATCACGCCCGAGCAGACGGCCGACCTCGAGGCGCGCCTGCCGGGCCTCGCGCGCATCACGCGCGTCCCGCTCCCCCGTCGCGAGCTCTCCCGCGCCTGGCAGCTGGGCCTCCCGACGCCCGGCACGACCGGCATGGTCCACGCGCCCGGCCTCCTCGCGCCGCTGCGCCGCCACGACCGCGTGAACACGAACGACCAGATCGTCGCCACCATCCACGACGTCAACGCGTGGACGCACCCCGAGAGCATGACGAGCGCCTCCGTCTCCTGGACGAAGGCCATGGCCAAGCGCGCGCGCAAGCACGCCGACGCCGTCGTGGTGCCCTCGCACGCGCTGGCCGAGGAGCTGGCGCGCTACGTCGACCTGGGCGACCGGGTGCGGGTGATCGGCGGGGCCGTGAGCCCGCGCCTCGCCCTGCCCGAGGATCCCGCCACCCGTGCCGCCGAGCTCGACCTGCCGGCCGACTACCTGCTCACCGTCGGGAGCCTCGAGCCGCGCAAGGGCGTCCAGGCGCTCGTGGAGGCGCTGGCCCGGCCCGAGACCGGCGACCTGCCGCTCCTCATCGTGGGCCCCGCCACGTGGGGTGACGTCGAGCTCGCGCAGGTGGCCGACGAGGCGGGCATCGACCCGTCGCGCGTGCGGAGCCTCGGATCCCTCACGGACGCCGACCTCGCCGTCGCCCTCGACCGCGCCACGGTCTTCGTGCACCCGAGCCTCTCGGAGGGCTTCGGCCTGCCGGTCGTGGAGGCGCTGTCCTTCGGCACGCCCGTCGTGCACTCGGACGCGCCGGCCCTCCTCGAGGTCGCGGCGGATGCGGGCGTCGTGGTGCCCCGCGAGGACGCCGCCGGCTACCCGCTGCGCCTCGCCGAGGCCATCGGCGGCCTGCTGTCCGACACCGCCGCGCGCGAGCGCCTCGCCGTGGTCGGCCAGGACCGCGCCCGGGCCTTCAGCTGGCGCGACTCCGCCGAGAAGGTCTGGCAGCTGCACGCCGACCTGTAG
- the purE gene encoding 5-(carboxyamino)imidazole ribonucleotide mutase, producing the protein MEPVNPDTPALVGLVMGSDSDWNVMEKASLALDALGIAHEVEVLSAHRTPERMIAYGKSARERGIRVIVAGAGGAAHLPGMIASVTTLPVIGVPVPLATLDGMDSLLSIVQMPAGVPVATVSIGGAENAGLLAARILSTSDDRIADALARHRAELAELVERKNAALQQKVSSRT; encoded by the coding sequence ATGGAGCCCGTGAATCCCGACACCCCTGCACTCGTCGGCCTGGTCATGGGCTCCGACTCCGACTGGAACGTGATGGAGAAGGCGTCCCTCGCGCTCGACGCCCTCGGCATCGCCCACGAGGTCGAGGTGCTCTCCGCGCACCGCACGCCCGAGCGCATGATCGCCTACGGGAAGTCCGCGCGCGAGCGGGGGATCCGCGTCATCGTCGCGGGTGCAGGCGGCGCCGCCCACCTGCCGGGCATGATCGCATCCGTCACCACGCTGCCCGTCATCGGCGTGCCGGTGCCCCTCGCGACCCTGGACGGCATGGACTCCCTGCTGTCGATCGTGCAGATGCCCGCGGGCGTGCCCGTGGCCACCGTCTCCATCGGCGGCGCGGAGAACGCGGGGCTGCTCGCCGCGCGCATCCTCTCCACCTCGGACGACCGCATCGCGGACGCCCTCGCCCGCCACCGCGCCGAGCTCGCCGAGCTGGTGGAGCGGAAGAACGCCGCGCTGCAGCAGAAGGTCTCGTCGCGGACGTGA
- a CDS encoding biotin--[acetyl-CoA-carboxylase] ligase, with protein sequence MDLPLSRLAAPRLLALDRVGSTNDELSRRASADPAGWPDGSVVLTLDQTAGRGRRGRVWVAPPGRTLAVSVLCVPGRADLDPGWLPLVAGLALVATLRDVVPAPAEVTLKWPNDVHVDGRKVSGILGELVAPGRMLVGTGLNLTLEEAELPTPTSTSLRLAGVPDPDVDAVLAAYLREFRARYLAWAEADGDARAAGLVDDLTRTCATIGRDVRVELPGGGELLGRATGVDDDGRLTVESAGDPAVRSVAAGDVTHLRYQ encoded by the coding sequence ATGGACCTCCCGCTCAGCCGCCTCGCCGCCCCGCGCCTCCTCGCCCTCGACCGGGTCGGATCCACCAACGACGAGCTCTCCCGGCGGGCGTCCGCGGATCCCGCCGGGTGGCCCGACGGGTCCGTCGTGCTCACCCTCGACCAAACGGCGGGACGCGGCCGTCGCGGCCGCGTCTGGGTGGCGCCGCCCGGCCGCACCCTCGCGGTGAGCGTGCTCTGCGTCCCCGGGCGCGCGGACCTCGACCCCGGGTGGCTGCCGCTCGTGGCCGGGCTCGCGCTCGTCGCGACCCTGCGCGACGTCGTGCCGGCGCCCGCCGAGGTGACGCTCAAGTGGCCGAACGACGTGCACGTGGACGGACGGAAGGTATCGGGGATCCTCGGCGAGCTGGTCGCGCCCGGCCGCATGCTGGTGGGCACGGGCCTCAACCTCACGCTCGAGGAGGCCGAGCTGCCGACGCCCACCTCGACGTCCCTGCGGCTGGCCGGCGTGCCGGATCCGGACGTGGATGCCGTCCTGGCCGCCTACCTCCGGGAGTTCCGCGCCCGCTACCTGGCCTGGGCGGAGGCCGACGGCGACGCGCGCGCCGCGGGGCTCGTCGACGATCTGACGCGCACGTGCGCCACCATCGGCCGCGACGTCCGCGTCGAGCTGCCGGGCGGCGGCGAGCTCCTCGGGCGGGCCACCGGGGTCGACGACGACGGGCGGCTCACGGTGGAGTCCGCCGGGGATCCGGCCGTGAGGTCTGTCGCCGCCGGGGACGTGACGCATCTGCGGTATCAATGA
- a CDS encoding LCP family protein, translating into MSLTQPIRHPDTRSPRIMTTRAWWLVMLNVLIPGSAQVLAGNRRLGRIGLASTLAVWALAVVVGGLALFARGPLIQIVSQEWVLLAAQVLLAAYAVVWVVLALDTLRLARIIRAAPGARPIIAALSVLLMVGTAGSAGYAAYLVGVGRGALGGIFGDYATEAPVDGRYNIMLLGGDAGSDRAGLRPDSITVVSIDADTGRATMVGLPRDMEKVPFSDGSPLKERYPNGYQRCDVDACMLNSIYTEVEVYKQDLYPDAKGKGSLPGIEAMREAVQGVTGLTIQYYALIDMQGFSEMVDALGGIDIDVKRRIGMGSGHDDKFRPVPIPEWIEPGQQKLDGYHALWYARSRYQTTDYDRMSRQREVQQAVLKQFDPANVLTKFDAIAEAGQQVVKTDMPRGMLGYFTQLALKTKDQPIDDLEIVPPRFDSQKPDFPAIRQAIQQQFANGSAG; encoded by the coding sequence GTGAGCCTCACCCAGCCCATCCGGCACCCGGACACCCGGTCCCCGCGCATCATGACCACCCGGGCCTGGTGGCTCGTGATGCTGAACGTCCTCATCCCCGGGAGCGCCCAGGTCCTCGCCGGGAACCGCCGCCTCGGCCGCATCGGCCTCGCATCCACGCTCGCCGTGTGGGCGCTGGCCGTGGTCGTCGGCGGGCTCGCGCTGTTCGCCCGCGGCCCGCTCATCCAGATCGTGTCGCAGGAGTGGGTGCTCCTCGCCGCGCAGGTGCTGCTGGCGGCCTACGCCGTGGTGTGGGTCGTGCTCGCGCTCGACACGCTGCGGCTCGCGCGGATCATCCGGGCCGCACCCGGCGCGCGTCCGATCATCGCGGCGCTGTCGGTGCTGCTCATGGTCGGCACGGCCGGATCCGCGGGGTACGCCGCGTACCTCGTCGGCGTCGGACGCGGGGCCCTCGGCGGGATCTTCGGCGACTACGCCACCGAGGCCCCGGTCGACGGCCGGTACAACATCATGCTGCTGGGCGGCGACGCGGGCAGCGACCGGGCCGGACTGCGCCCGGACAGCATCACCGTGGTCAGCATCGACGCCGACACCGGGCGCGCGACCATGGTGGGCCTCCCGCGCGACATGGAGAAGGTCCCGTTCTCCGACGGCTCGCCCCTGAAGGAGCGCTACCCGAACGGCTACCAGCGCTGCGACGTCGACGCCTGCATGCTCAACTCGATCTACACGGAGGTCGAGGTCTACAAGCAGGACCTCTACCCCGATGCGAAGGGGAAGGGGAGCCTCCCCGGCATCGAGGCGATGCGCGAGGCCGTGCAGGGCGTCACGGGGCTCACGATCCAGTACTACGCGCTCATCGACATGCAGGGCTTCTCCGAGATGGTGGACGCGCTCGGCGGCATCGACATCGACGTGAAGCGCCGCATCGGCATGGGATCCGGCCACGACGACAAGTTCCGGCCGGTGCCCATCCCCGAGTGGATCGAGCCGGGTCAGCAGAAGCTCGACGGCTACCACGCGCTCTGGTACGCGCGGTCCCGCTACCAGACCACCGACTACGACCGCATGTCGCGCCAGCGCGAGGTGCAGCAGGCGGTGCTCAAGCAGTTCGACCCGGCCAACGTGCTCACCAAGTTCGACGCGATCGCCGAGGCCGGCCAGCAGGTCGTGAAGACCGACATGCCGCGCGGCATGCTCGGCTACTTCACGCAGCTCGCGCTGAAGACGAAGGACCAGCCCATCGACGACCTGGAGATCGTGCCGCCCCGGTTCGACTCGCAGAAGCCCGACTTCCCGGCCATCCGACAGGCGATCCAGCAGCAGTTCGCGAACGGCTCCGCGGGCTGA
- a CDS encoding 5-(carboxyamino)imidazole ribonucleotide synthase, with translation MIPAGPAHRPSPGRPEAPAGPRTCSEEDTMTPTVGVVGGGQLARMMIAPAVELGIEIRVLAEADGMSAGLAATAVGDYRDLDVVRAFARDVDVVTFDHEHVPQHVLRALVAEGVAVHPGPDALLVAQDKLLMRERLEQLGVPVPIWARVADRQALAAFLADNGGVAVVKTPRGGYDGKGVRVVRSADEADDWFAALGAGDALLAEELVDYARELAQSVARRPSGDIAVWPVVESIQRDGVCAEVIAPAHGASSRLREAAEEMARGIADGLGVTGVLAVELFETVDGRLLVNELAMRPHNTGHWSMDGAVTGQFEQHLRAVLDLPLGSTRPLAPWSVMINVLGGPESGTVADRYPRALADQPDARFHFYGKDPRPGRKVGHVTVVGDDLDETAYRARAAAAFFRG, from the coding sequence ATGATACCGGCTGGTCCCGCCCACCGACCGTCCCCAGGCCGCCCCGAGGCGCCTGCGGGCCCACGCACCTGCTCAGAGGAGGACACCATGACGCCCACCGTCGGAGTCGTCGGAGGCGGCCAGCTCGCCCGGATGATGATCGCGCCCGCCGTGGAGCTCGGCATCGAGATCCGCGTGCTCGCCGAGGCGGACGGCATGTCCGCCGGGCTCGCCGCCACGGCCGTCGGGGACTACCGCGACCTCGACGTCGTCCGCGCCTTCGCCCGCGACGTCGACGTGGTCACGTTCGACCACGAGCACGTGCCGCAGCACGTCCTCCGCGCGCTGGTCGCCGAGGGCGTCGCGGTGCACCCGGGACCGGACGCCCTGCTCGTCGCCCAGGACAAGCTGCTCATGCGCGAGCGCCTCGAGCAGCTGGGCGTCCCGGTGCCGATCTGGGCGCGCGTCGCCGACCGGCAGGCGCTCGCCGCGTTCCTCGCCGACAACGGCGGCGTCGCGGTCGTGAAGACGCCGCGCGGCGGCTACGACGGCAAGGGCGTGCGGGTGGTGCGCTCGGCCGACGAGGCCGACGACTGGTTCGCCGCGCTCGGCGCGGGCGACGCGCTGCTGGCCGAGGAGCTCGTCGACTACGCGCGCGAGCTCGCGCAGTCCGTCGCGCGCCGGCCCTCGGGCGACATCGCCGTGTGGCCCGTCGTCGAGTCGATCCAGCGCGACGGCGTGTGCGCGGAGGTCATCGCGCCGGCGCACGGCGCGAGCTCCCGCCTGCGTGAGGCGGCGGAGGAGATGGCGCGCGGGATCGCCGACGGGCTCGGGGTCACGGGCGTCCTCGCGGTCGAGCTGTTCGAGACCGTCGACGGGCGCCTCCTCGTCAACGAGCTGGCGATGCGCCCGCACAACACCGGCCACTGGTCGATGGACGGCGCGGTCACGGGCCAGTTCGAGCAGCACCTGCGTGCGGTGCTCGACCTGCCGCTCGGATCCACGCGCCCGCTCGCGCCGTGGTCGGTCATGATCAACGTGCTGGGCGGCCCGGAGTCCGGCACCGTCGCGGATCGCTACCCGCGTGCGCTCGCCGACCAGCCGGACGCGCGCTTCCACTTCTACGGCAAGGACCCGCGACCCGGCCGCAAGGTCGGGCACGTCACGGTGGTGGGCGACGACCTGGACGAGACGGCGTACCGGGCGCGCGCGGCCGCGGCGTTCTTCCGGGGCTGA
- a CDS encoding PH domain-containing protein, which yields MAHTGDTERYAPGEGGRALPVRGSRRARRKAEKEERRRVAEDDAGRLTSSRDVDPRLGRPVAPPAAPTTQVAAADPERVLVRLRPHGRALTLPVLLLLAICLTGGYFGGWFPEPWENALLLLSLAGVAVFVTLLPVLVWLNRRYTVTTRRLIVSHGFFVRTRQELLHSRGYDVTLRRGPLQHLHRSGHVTINAGLESPVVLRDVPSAVLVVQALQDLMEENANVVAARRRQEESRRGRPGDPSWRPQDEARSVWPDDTQPCQRG from the coding sequence ATGGCGCACACGGGTGACACAGAGCGGTACGCACCCGGAGAGGGCGGGCGGGCGCTCCCCGTCCGTGGTAGCCGCCGGGCCCGCCGCAAGGCCGAGAAGGAGGAGCGCCGTCGCGTCGCCGAGGACGACGCCGGTCGCCTGACCTCGTCGCGCGACGTGGATCCGCGCCTCGGCCGACCCGTAGCGCCGCCCGCAGCGCCGACCACGCAGGTCGCGGCCGCGGATCCCGAGCGCGTCCTCGTCCGCCTCCGGCCGCACGGCCGCGCGCTGACCCTGCCGGTGCTGCTGCTCCTCGCGATCTGCCTCACGGGCGGGTACTTCGGCGGCTGGTTCCCGGAGCCGTGGGAGAACGCGCTGCTCCTCCTGTCACTCGCCGGCGTCGCGGTCTTCGTCACGCTGCTGCCCGTGCTGGTCTGGCTGAACCGCCGCTACACGGTCACGACCCGGCGCCTCATCGTCTCGCACGGGTTCTTCGTGCGCACTCGGCAGGAGCTGCTGCACTCGCGCGGGTACGACGTCACCCTCCGCCGCGGCCCCCTGCAGCACCTGCACCGCAGCGGCCACGTCACCATCAACGCCGGCCTCGAGTCGCCCGTCGTGCTCCGGGACGTGCCCTCCGCGGTGCTCGTCGTCCAGGCGCTGCAGGACCTCATGGAGGAGAACGCGAACGTGGTGGCCGCGCGGCGCCGCCAGGAGGAGTCGCGCCGTGGCCGGCCGGGCGACCCGTCCTGGCGGCCGCAGGACGAGGCCCGCTCCGTGTGGCCGGACGACACGCAGCCCTGTCAGCGCGGCTGA
- a CDS encoding acyl-CoA carboxylase subunit epsilon: MSDARGSADAALGGFRVVGGSPTEEELAAATAVIAALAAQPAAEQPARRAPDAWQRSQRGVRGTLVPGPGRWRGFSG; the protein is encoded by the coding sequence GTGAGCGACGCCCGCGGATCGGCGGACGCCGCGCTCGGCGGCTTCCGCGTCGTCGGCGGCTCCCCCACCGAGGAGGAGCTCGCCGCCGCCACGGCGGTCATCGCGGCGCTGGCGGCGCAGCCCGCCGCCGAGCAGCCCGCACGCCGCGCCCCGGACGCGTGGCAGCGCTCGCAGCGCGGCGTCCGCGGCACGCTCGTGCCAGGTCCCGGTCGGTGGCGCGGCTTCTCCGGCTGA
- a CDS encoding acyl-CoA carboxylase subunit beta produces MYTTAGKLADLKRRYHEAVTASGEAAIEKQHARGKMTARERIHQLLDHGSFVELDEFVRHRTHAFGMDAKRPYGDSVVTGTGTINGRQVAVYSQDFTIFGGSLGEVAGEKIIKVMELAIKTGVPIIGILDSGGARIQEGVVALGKYGEIFRLNTRASGVIPQISLIMGPAAGGAVYSPALTDFVIMVDKTSHMFVTGPDVIKTVTGEEVGFEELGGALTHNKVSGVAHYLASDEDDALDYARTLLGFLPDNNLAELPEFPRTVDLEMTARDHELDTVIPDSPNQPYDMRTIIERIVDDGEFLETQPLFAPNIIVGFARVEGRSVGIVANQPNAMAGTLNIEAGEKASRFVRFCDAFSIPILTLVDVPGYLPGTEQEWTGVIRRGAKLLYAYAEATVPLVTVITRKAYGGAYIVMGSKQLGADINLAWPTAEIAVMGGQGAVNILYRGEIKGAEQAGEDVAAVRTRLANEYTYNVASPFLAAERGELDNVIQPAATRASVVKALRALRTKRASLPPKKHGNIPL; encoded by the coding sequence ATGTACACGACCGCAGGCAAGCTCGCCGACCTGAAGAGGCGCTACCACGAGGCCGTCACCGCGAGCGGCGAGGCCGCCATCGAGAAGCAGCACGCGCGCGGCAAGATGACCGCCCGCGAGCGCATCCACCAGCTGCTCGACCACGGGTCGTTCGTCGAGCTCGACGAGTTCGTCCGCCACCGCACCCACGCGTTCGGCATGGACGCGAAGCGGCCCTACGGCGACTCCGTCGTCACGGGCACGGGCACGATCAACGGCCGCCAGGTCGCGGTGTACTCGCAGGACTTCACGATCTTCGGCGGATCCCTCGGCGAGGTCGCGGGCGAGAAGATCATCAAGGTCATGGAGCTCGCCATCAAGACGGGCGTCCCCATCATCGGCATCCTCGACTCCGGCGGAGCGCGTATCCAGGAGGGCGTGGTCGCGCTCGGGAAGTACGGCGAGATCTTCCGCCTCAACACCCGGGCGTCGGGCGTCATCCCGCAGATCTCCCTCATCATGGGCCCGGCCGCGGGCGGCGCCGTCTACTCCCCCGCGCTCACCGACTTCGTGATCATGGTCGACAAGACCAGCCACATGTTCGTCACCGGCCCCGACGTCATCAAGACCGTCACGGGCGAGGAGGTCGGCTTCGAGGAGCTCGGCGGCGCCCTCACCCACAACAAGGTCTCGGGCGTCGCGCACTACCTCGCGAGCGACGAGGACGACGCGCTGGACTACGCGCGCACGCTGCTCGGCTTCCTGCCGGACAACAACCTGGCCGAGCTGCCGGAGTTCCCCCGGACGGTGGACCTCGAGATGACGGCGCGCGACCACGAGCTCGACACGGTCATCCCGGACAGCCCGAACCAGCCCTACGACATGAGGACGATCATCGAGCGCATCGTCGACGACGGCGAGTTCCTGGAGACGCAGCCGCTGTTCGCGCCGAACATCATCGTCGGGTTCGCCCGCGTCGAGGGCCGCTCGGTCGGCATCGTCGCCAACCAGCCGAACGCGATGGCCGGCACGCTCAACATCGAGGCGGGCGAGAAGGCCAGCCGCTTCGTGCGGTTCTGCGACGCGTTCTCCATCCCGATCCTCACGCTCGTGGACGTGCCCGGGTACCTGCCCGGCACCGAGCAGGAGTGGACGGGCGTCATCCGCCGCGGCGCGAAGCTGCTCTACGCGTACGCCGAGGCGACCGTGCCGCTGGTCACGGTCATCACGCGCAAGGCGTACGGCGGCGCCTACATCGTCATGGGATCCAAGCAGCTGGGCGCCGACATCAACCTCGCGTGGCCGACGGCCGAGATCGCGGTGATGGGCGGCCAGGGCGCCGTCAACATCCTCTACCGGGGCGAGATCAAGGGCGCGGAGCAGGCCGGCGAGGACGTCGCGGCGGTGCGCACGCGGCTCGCGAACGAGTACACGTACAACGTCGCGAGCCCGTTCCTCGCGGCGGAGCGCGGCGAGCTCGACAACGTCATCCAGCCGGCCGCCACGCGCGCGTCGGTCGTCAAGGCCCTGCGGGCGCTGCGCACCAAGCGCGCGAGCCTGCCGCCGAAGAAGCACGGGAACATCCCGCTGTGA